The nucleotide sequence CTGCTTTGATTAACTGACCATAGTGTTGCGTCTCAAAATTTATATGCCACTATACAACAACACGTTTATGAGAAGTTTCTTTAAAATCCTGTGTACTTGTGAGCACTAGGGCttggcatttcgaatcgaatagtaaattattcgaatcggttaagagcaaattttcgaatcgccgcctTCTTGTGTtactctttccgccaatggccgaggtaaatttctcaaattttttttcattgaagccatatttttttaacacaattctgacatatgactcttttctgttttgatgattgatgaaaacgtgtttttttttattgtcagtgatgtattctatgttttcagtagtttatgtgtctggaggacctaaaataataagaaagttacatacaatttcataccttccaagtattcgagattcgattcgaaaaaattatttgattcgattctgaaatcatcaggtattcgaaaatgcccagcacTAGTGAGCATCGTGGACATCTTTCATTTATTCAGTTCATTTATTCCCCACTGACAAACTCCCACTGGTTGCGGAATTCTGGTCCAGTAAGTAGACTGGAATAGGTGGGTCATAAGTATGGCAGCATTGCAACTTGCATACCGGTAGATATAGTCAAGGAATCTCATACAACatttagagaaaaaaaaaattgagaaagaaAATAGTTTTACTGGAAATAGGAAGCTGTGGTGATATAACATATTAAAACTGCTACTATAGTTGAGATATCTCAattgtaatttttcaattttttacagaGAAATAAAATCCTAGTGTAATTAATTAGTTTATTTAATaagttaaataaataatgaaagccATTTCATGAATGTCAAACATCTTTGGATTCAACTTTAACCTCAGGAAACAGGAAATAAATGGACTTGTTAATGAAATTTAAATCccaaaatacaaatgaaaagaGGAAATCTGAAACAAAGAGTGCTGGATGCACTCTACAACACGCCAGCATCAAGTAAAagtgggaattccccctcaGCAGGAAGTTCGAATGCGACAAACAGCAAAAGTGAAACGGACATAGCGGAGAATTTGACATCCGAATGTTTCCAGTTGTGTAAAATTGTTCGACATGGATTTCCACATCGTCCTACAGCGCTTGCTTACGACCCCATGCAGAGACTCATTGCCGTCGGCAACAGAACAGGGTCCATCAGGTTGCTAGGACAACCTGGGGTTGATGTACATGTCACCCATGATGTAGAAACAGCTGTCGTGCagctattatttttaattaacgaGGGGGGACTAATTTCAGTGTGTGCTGACAATTCATTGAACATGTGGAATTTGAGACAGAAAAAACCTGGAATTCTTCACACTCTGAAATTTAATAGAGAAAGGATAACACATTGCCATTTACCATACCAAAGTAAATGGCTGTACATAGGCACAGATCGCGGGAACGTACATTTATGTTGCGTCGAGACTTTCATGCTATCTGGGTACGTCATAAACTGGAACAAGGCGATTGAATTGTCACAGAAAACGCATCCAGGACATATCGTTGGCATAAGTGAAAATCCTTGTGACGAAAACAGACTTTTAATCGCGTTTGAGACTGGTCTAATTGTGTTGTGGGACTTGAAAATGAAACTGATTGAATACCGTTACTATTCTGATAGTCCAGTTCAAAGCATTACTTGGCATCATGAAGGAAAACAATTCATGTGTTGCCATGCCAACGGAAGCTTGTCGTTATGGAATTACAGAAACGTGAAACCACAGCAAGTTCAATATCCGCATGCGAAGAGCAGTGATAGTTCGAAGTTTGATAATTATTGGCCGATTGAAAAGTTAGAATGGAAATCGTGTCGAAGCAGTGACCCTTTTGTGATTTTCACAGGCGGGCTGCCGCAAGATATGGATAATGTGCGACCAAGTGTGACCGTCATGCGTGGGAAGTCAATGACAGTGCTTGAAATGGACTATAATGTTGttgattttattgttatatCGAAAACGCCTTGGAGATGTGATTTCCAAGACCCTGTAGCTCTCGCTGTTTTATTAGACAAAGAATTGGTTGTTGTGGATTTAGTATCCCCTGGTTACCCTTCAATAGAATTCCCACATCCTGTGGACATCCATGATTCACCTGTAACATGTTTACATTATGTTCTTGACAAAAGTTCGGATCTCACGCCGGGACTGTATCAAGTCGCAGCTTCGAAACCAAAACGATCTTCAACATCTAAAATGGAGTGGCCAATGGACGGCGGAGAATGGAGCGTCGATAGCTGTACCGGTTCGCCTGAAATTATGGTTACTGGACATGCAGATGGTTCGGTGCGATTCTGGGATGCCTCCGCTGCCTCTTTACGAGAGTTATATAAGTTGCGAACGTACAAGTATTTCAAACGTTCAAGCAAACGGAATCATGAAGTTACAGGGACGTCCGTTTCTGAGCCGCCAGATCCGCATGATAGTGATAATTTTGCGATATCACACATCCAAGTTTGCCCAGAAAGTCGATGTTTACTGATTTCAAATGTGGGCGGAGCTGTTCTTTTCTGTGAATTGAATCGTAACGAAATTACGAAAGAAATAACTTCACTTGAATTGCAGCCAGTTTGTGAATCTTACCAATTTGACGATTCCCCGATGGCGGATTCTTTACAATCTCCAGGAATTAACGATTCAAAGCCATTATTACGACAAGGTTCAGAGTCTTTGTTTCCGCAAACGACTGCTGAACATCGATTACTAAGTAAAAGTCTTTCTGACGACGTGCGCGTGAGCGCGATACAACATCAGATGTCAACGTACGCACCAATTTTAAAA is from Styela clava chromosome 9, kaStyClav1.hap1.2, whole genome shotgun sequence and encodes:
- the LOC120338832 gene encoding syntaxin-binding protein 5-like, which produces MKRGNLKQRVLDALYNTPASSKSGNSPSAGSSNATNSKSETDIAENLTSECFQLCKIVRHGFPHRPTALAYDPMQRLIAVGNRTGSIRLLGQPGVDVHVTHDVETAVVQLLFLINEGGLISVCADNSLNMWNLRQKKPGILHTLKFNRERITHCHLPYQSKWLYIGTDRGNVHLCCVETFMLSGYVINWNKAIELSQKTHPGHIVGISENPCDENRLLIAFETGLIVLWDLKMKLIEYRYYSDSPVQSITWHHEGKQFMCCHANGSLSLWNYRNVKPQQVQYPHAKSSDSSKFDNYWPIEKLEWKSCRSSDPFVIFTGGLPQDMDNVRPSVTVMRGKSMTVLEMDYNVVDFIVISKTPWRCDFQDPVALAVLLDKELVVVDLVSPGYPSIEFPHPVDIHDSPVTCLHYVLDKSSDLTPGLYQVAASKPKRSSTSKMEWPMDGGEWSVDSCTGSPEIMVTGHADGSVRFWDASAASLRELYKLRTYKYFKRSSKRNHEVTGTSVSEPPDPHDSDNFAISHIQVCPESRCLLISNVGGAVLFCELNRNEITKEITSLELQPVCESYQFDDSPMADSLQSPGINDSKPLLRQGSESLFPQTTAEHRLLSKSLSDDVRVSAIQHQMSTYAPILKLRSGNIKQSPGFQAELICQITGADIEPHSPITELSFSSAYGVFAVGTMNGLYLVDTVQKKVLLTMASCDLSSDRKRQPKSPNRIKPPTSLGDIVQMCVSEAPLKSPSVDVTDGNALSGNRTPHKESTSSMTSSSSGPPPRPKKPPSRFTNKKSSFSFEKSLDSQTSMATDDSPFSRTSSINELDRPESRDMVTSLIFVDSYPRKDDSTVFPSLWVGTAGGCVCAMELNQPEHRIDVPLMALPTGTIIQMKGSVVNCSFLNSMGVVIPSASKNWKDIKKLEKQNSTESPSNSKRSPDVSRRPHHHQSQSSLNGDKHFMIVTSEKQVKVIALPAQSLLHVYNVPNEAGCILSSEVAVVQAGTCLLCHTSMGYILVLSLPSLSVLLSIDYLNPNDVRISQTLCFTPDAQAIYMPTPSEVQRLTCSVELYESMQEIVGYLFIPCDAPERPNPGFFKSLFGGGVSELDREELFGEAKSGKASRGVAKHIPGSGSMSLEGLRGQAQHGLTEMQKLRLAALERGEKLGELDEKTQRMQESAQKFSDNAHSLMMKYKNKKWYQL